One region of Populus trichocarpa isolate Nisqually-1 chromosome 4, P.trichocarpa_v4.1, whole genome shotgun sequence genomic DNA includes:
- the LOC7479079 gene encoding kirola, with translation MARLCRKVVETPIQCSTDAFYKFFKKQANFLPNVCGSVVQTIGLADGNKSWVNTVGSRKMIEILSSESSRDTAEKIKYVVESVDDRSRKITYKVLEGALLQQYESFSVTLQVTSSSTAKWTINYQKKDPASENPDFYLQLLPTVNATVDIYLRSNDY, from the exons ATGGCTCGCCTTTGCAGAAAAGTCGTGGAAACACCAATTCAATGCTCTACTGATGCTTTCTATAAATTCTTCAAGAAACAAGCAAACTTCTTACCGAATGTCTGCGGTTCTGTTGTGCAGACAATAGGACTCGCTGACGGTAACAAAAGCTGGGTTAATACTGTTGGCTCCCGCAAAATGATTGAAATCCTGTCTTCCGAGTCTTCCCGTG ACACTGCGGAGAAAATCAAGTATGTAGTTGAATCCGTTGACGACCGCTCCAGGAAAATCACCTACAAAGTGCTGGAAGGAGCGTTGCTGCAACAGTACGAATCCTTCTCCGTCACTCTACAGGTTACTTCTTCCAGCACCGCGAAATGGACTATCAATTATCAGAAAAAAGATCCTGCCAGCGAAAACCCTGATTTTTACCTCCAACTTTTGCCAACTGTCAACGCTACTGTTGATATTTACCTTCGTTCTAATGATTACTAA